A genomic region of Raphanus sativus cultivar WK10039 chromosome 6, ASM80110v3, whole genome shotgun sequence contains the following coding sequences:
- the LOC108807653 gene encoding uncharacterized protein LOC108807653, producing MDVKNNIFKTLALWCLLVQAIMVSSNTVALKEPDYVNMNVTIRNAMTGLIRPEIVYRCQSKRKDYGWHRSKKPGMQFSFPIILIKGESKIPAIHICNVRSVLGTATLVIENTYLDAEMCPKSSCAHVATPKGILFRGLEWDFKTVFPKLKPVEYLELPWTPWPNRT from the coding sequence atggatgTTAAGAATAACATTTTCAAAACCCTAGCTCTATGGTGCCTTCTTGTACAGGCTATCATGGTCTCTTCCAACACCGTGGCTCTCAAGGAACCAGACTACGTAAACATGAACGTAACAATCCGTAACGCAATGACCGGGCTAATCCGCCCAGAGATTGTCTACAGATGCCAGTCTAAACGAAAAGACTACGGTTGGCACCGATCTAAAAAACCAGGAATGCAGTTTTCATTCCCAATCATTCTCATAAAAGGTGAAAGCAAGATACCTGCTATTCACATTTGCAATGTCCGGTCAGTCCTGGGAACCGCAACACTCGTGATCGAAAACACTTATCTCGACGCAGAGATGTGTCCTAAATCTTCATGTGCTCACGTAGCTACACCTAAAGGGATCTTGTTTAGAGGCCTTGAATGGGATTTTAAAACCGTGTTTCCCAAACTCAAACCAGTTGAGTACCTAGAGTTGCCGTGGACACCTTGGCCTAACAGAAcatga